A single genomic interval of Helicoverpa armigera isolate CAAS_96S chromosome 22, ASM3070526v1, whole genome shotgun sequence harbors:
- the LOC110370769 gene encoding oxysterol-binding protein 1: MSDAIVAKGQPIPGDPEKKGWLFKWTNYLKGYQRRWFVLSNGLLSYYRNQAEMAHTCRGTISLLGALIHTADSCTFVISNGGTQTFHIRAHDEVERQSWVTALELAKAKAIRAQESDDDEDQMSTGVVVAGSGEGEGEDAGGIARELAARFHDLRTCSELVARHGAALQRSLVDLEIPPTDTTKQVSERATLFRISCNAMMNACSEFMSAAAASSARMSRALQHEREQKMRLQEVVEQLARQHDNLEKTVTARNTTPGGNGTGQGNETEDEDHEFFDAVEEGVSSAMDDPNSFVIKVPVNRKNKVKSGESSDESEGESVTETQQVIFVEDKEREEIVMGGSELEPTAESGAVVPKTQDIIVWPHVSATQQVLIDGHPRRTRVPEKPNYPLSLWSIMKNCIGKELSKIPIPVNFSEPLSMLQRLTEDYEYSSILDQAAKFSDPAQQLAYVAAFTVSSYATTANRTNKPFNPLLGETYECDRMADLGWRAISEQVSHHPPMVAQFCEGQAGWQCWQEFTMTTKFRGKYLQVIPLGGASAMFPSSGNKYTWRKVTTTVHNIIVGKLWVDNHGDMDIVGEAGAAAGYVAHLKYLPYGYFSKDTQRKVTGVIKDPQGVPRYVLQGHWDSRVEVAPVTSASPDNTVCKTGKFTVAWERVPAPPDSDRWYNFTLLAAQLNEPEPGVAPTDSRRRPDQRLMEEGLWDDANTEKLRLEEKQRAARRELEAAAEQAAAAGQPAPPAPRPLWFSRQALSAHAQQQPHLRHLYTHRYWECKRKQDWSQCPDIF; the protein is encoded by the exons atgtcggATGCTATCGTAGCCAAGGGTCAGCCAATACCTGGGGATCCCGAGAAAAAGGGCTGGCTATTCAAGTGGACAAATTATTTGAAGGGTTATCAGCGAAGATGGTTCGTGTTGTCGAATGGACTGTTGTCGTATTACAG GAACCAAGCGGAGATGGCCCATACATGCAGGGGCACCATATCTCTGCTGGGGGCCCTCATCCACACGGCAGACTCCTGCACGTTTGTCATCAGTAACGGAGGCACGCAGACCTTCCACATCAGGGCTCATGATGAAGTGGAACGCCAGAGTTGGGTTACTGCTCTAGAGTTGGCCAAGGCAAAAGCAAT cCGAGCTCAAGAATCAGACGACGATGAAGACCAGATGTCGACAGGAGTAGTAGTGGcgggaagtggtgaaggggaAGGGGAGGACGCGGGCGGTATAGCAAGAGAACTGGCAGCTAGGTTCCATGACTTGCGCACTTGCTCGGAACTGGTGGCCAGGCATGGGGCAGCCTTGCAGAGGTCACTTGTCGACCTGGAGATCCCACCGACGGATACCACGAAACAAGTGTCTGAACGAGCCACGCTGTTTAGGATATCGTGCAATGCTATGATGAAT GCTTGCTCCGAGTTCATGAGCGCGGCAGCAGCGTCCTCAGCCCGCATGAGTCGCGCGCTGCAACACGAGCGCGAACAGAAGATGCGGCTGCAAGAAGTCGTGGAACAACTAGCCCGCCAGCACGACAATCTTGAGAAGACTGTAACTGCTCGCAATACTACACCTG GAGGGAACGGCACCGGGCAAGGCAACGAGACAGAGGATGAGGATCATGAGTTCTTTGATGCTGTGGAAGAGGGTGTCTCCTCTGCTATGGATGATCCAAATTCATTTGTAATTAAAGTGCCC GTAAATAggaaaaacaaagtaaaaagcGGCGAAAGTTCAGATGAGTCTGAGGGTGAATCTGTCACTGAGACTCAACAG GTAATTTTCGTGGAAGACAAGGAACGAGAAGAAATCGTGATGGGAGGCTCAGAATTAGAACCTACTGCTGAAAGTGGTGCCGTAGTGCCCAAGACACAAGATATTATAGTATGG CCGCACGTGTCTGCGACGCAGCAGGTGCTGATCGACGGACACCCGCGGCGGACGCGCGTGCCCGAGAAGCCCAACTACCCGCTCAGTCTCTGGTCTATCATGAAGAATTGCATAG GTAAGGAGCTCTCGAAGATCCCGATCCCGGTGAACTTCAGCGAGCCGCTGTCGATGCTGCAGCGGCTGACGGAGGACTACGAGTACTCCAGCATCCTCGACCAGGCCGCCAAGTTCAGCGACCCCGCGCAGCAGCTCGCCTATGTGGCCGCCTTCACTGTCTCCTCGTATGCCACTACTGCTAACAG AACAAACAAGCCGTTCAACCCGCTGCTGGGCGAGACGTACGAGTGCGACCGCATGGCCGACCTCGGCTGGCGAGCCATCTCTGAGCAG GTGTCGCATCATCCACCGATGGTAGCGCAGTTCTGCGAGGGGCAGGCGGGCTGGCAGTGCTGGCAGGAGTTCACGATGACCACCAAGTTTAGGGGGAAATACCTGCAGGTCATCCCGCTGGGGGGCGCGTCCGCCATGTTCCCTAGCTCCGGCAACAAGTACACCTGGAGGAAG GTGACGACGACGGTGCACAACATCATCGTGGGCAAGCTGTGGGTTGACAACCACGGCGACATGGACATCGTGGGCGAGGCCGGGGCCGCCGCCGGTTACGTGGCGCATCTCAAGTACCTGCCCTACGGGTACTTCAGCAAGGACACGCAGCGCAAGGTAACCGGCGTCATCAAGGACCCGCAGGGCGTCCCGCGCTACGTGCTGCAGGGCCACTGGGACAGCCGCGTGGAGGTGGCGCCCGTCACCAGCGCCTCGCCCGACAACACCGTCTGCAAGACCGGCAAGTTCACCGTCGCCTGGGAGCGAGTGCCGGCGCCGCCCGACTCCGACCGCTGGTACAACTTCACGCTGCTGGCGGCGCAGCTCAACGAGCCCGAGCCCGGCGTGGCGCCCACCGACTCGCGGCGCCGCCCCGACCAGCGCCTCATGGAGGAGGGGCTGTGGGACGACGCCAACACCGAGAAGCTGCGCCTCGAGGAGAAGCagcgcgccgcgcgccgcgagcTGGAGGCGGCGGCCGAGCAGGCGGCCGCGGCCGGCCAGCCCGCCCCGCCTGCTCCCCGCCCGCTGTGGTTCTCGCGGCAGGCGCTGTCAGCCCACGCGCAGCAGCAGCCGCACCTGCGCCACCTGTACACGCACCGCTACTGGGAGTGCAAGCGCAAGCAGGACTGGTCACAGTGTCCGGACATTTTCTAG
- the LOC110370809 gene encoding apoptosis-inducing factor 3 isoform X2 has product MGSSYSRSYSPNCGQSPASAESRGTISRVESSNNYVEAVVCNENDLKENEMKVFEIGEEGKVLLVKQKGEFSAVGTTCTHYGAPLVSGALGDGRVRCPWHGACFNIKTGDIEDFPGFDSLPCYQVTVSDKGEVKVKAKRSDLKSKKRIKDMGMSCQMDGSAAVIIGGGPSGATCAETLRSEGFRGRITLVAKENYLPYDRVKVSKIGTVTDIEKLQARSQQYYDDAKIEVLKGVDATKVDTEEKIVHLSNNQKLRYNSLYIATGSSPRVPNIPGVNLQNIFTVRYFHDSVNILNALGENKDKNVVVLGLSFIGLESAAACNEKAKSMTVVGKDTSPLGQIFGNEIGQSLRKFFEQKGVQFQFETTIVKCNGENGVIKSVELANGTTLPADLLILGVGTTVNTGFLQDSGIALEGNGAVTVNDKLETNVKNVYAGGDIASAPVFAHGNKNMAIGHIGLAQYHGRVAALNMVKKETALKTVPFFWTLLFGKSIRYAGCGKPASTQVEGDVDGLKFVIFFFDESEKVIAVASCMRDPVVAQYAEFVHQGKTLYKKDLKDDPFSWAKSNKAQ; this is encoded by the exons ATGGGCAGTTCCTATTCAAGATCTTACTCTCCTAACTGTGGACAGAGTCCGGCAAGTGCCGAAAGCC GCGGCACGATATCCCGCGTGGAGTCAAGCAACAACTACGTCGAAGCTGTGGTCTGCAACGAAAATGATCTCAAAGAGAATGAAATGAAGGTTTTTGAGATTGGAGAGGAGGGCAAAGTATTGCTTGTTAAGCAGAAAGGAGAATTTAGTGCAGTTGGTACCACATGCACTCACTATGGTGCACCGCTTGTCTCTGGAGCCCTAGGAGATGGCAGGGTTCGCTGCCCGTGGCACGGAGCCTGCTTCAACATAAAAACTGGAGATATTGAAGATTTCCCCGGCTTTGACTCGCTTCCTTGCTACCAAGTGACGGTCTCGGATAAAGGAGAAGTTAAG gtaaaAGCTAAACGCAGCGATTTGAAATCGAAAAAACGCATCAAGGATATGGGCATGTCGTGCCAGATGGATGGCTCAGCCGCCGTCATCATCGGCGGTGGACCCTCCGGAGCCACCTGCGCCGAGACACTGCGCAGCGAGGGATTCAGGGGACGCATCACCTTAGTAGCGAAAGAAAACTACTTACCCTACGATAGAGTGAAGGTCTCAAAGATCGGAACCGTAACCGACATAGAAAAACTACAAGCAAGATCCCAACAGTATTACGACGACGCTAAAATAGAAGTACTTAAAGGTGTTGATGCAACAAAAGTGGATACTGAAGAGAAAATTGTACATCTAAGTAATAACCAAAAACTGAGATACAACAGTTTATACATAGCTACTGGTTCCAGCCCCCGAGTACCCAACATCCCCGGTGTCAATCTGCAGAACATCTTTACAGTCCGGTACTTTCATGATTCTGTTAACATCTTAAATGCTTTGGGAGAAAACAAAGATAAGAATGTTGTTGTATTAGGTTTGAGTTTTATCGGCCTAGAAAGCGCGGCTGCCTGCAATGAGAAAGCCAAGTCAATGACTGTTGTTGGTAAGGACACTTCACCCCTAGGCCAAATATTCGGCAATGAAATAGGGCAAAGTTTACGAAAGTTTTTCGAACAAAAAGGTGTCCAATTTCAGTTTGAAACCACAATAGTGAAATGTAACGGCGAGAACGGAGTTATAAAATCGGTAGAGTTGGCCAACGGCACCACACTTCCTGCTGACCTGCTGATACTAGGCGTGGGAACAACTGTCAACACAGGTTTCTTGCAGGATAGCGGAATAGCATTGGAGGGAAATGGTGCGGTCACCGTCAATGATAAGCTCGAAACCAATGTGAAAAACGTGTACGCCGGTGGCGATATCGCTAGTGCGCCCGTGTTCGCTCACGGGAATAAAAACATGGCAATAGGACACATCGGCTTAGCTCAATACCATGGCCGTGTAGCTGCTTTGAATATGGTGAAGAAAGAAACTGCCTTGAAGACAGTTCCATTCTTCTGGACGTTGCTGTTCGGCAAGTCTATCCGTTACGCTGGATGCGGAAAACCTGCCAGTACTCAAGTAGAGGGCGATGTAGACGGACTGAAATTCGTCATATTCTTCTTCGATGAATCCGAAAAAGTGATCGCTGTGGCGTCTTGCATGAGGGACCCCGTTGTTGCCCAGTATGCAGAATTCGTGCACCAAGGGAAAACTTTGTACAAGAAAGACCTGAAAGATGATCCTTTTTCGTGGGCAAAGAGCAATAAAGCCCAGTAA
- the LOC110370809 gene encoding apoptosis-inducing factor 3 isoform X1 has product MVLFLRQSCVLVSKVASRFVQGSFLSSKMGSSYSRSYSPNCGQSPASAESRGTISRVESSNNYVEAVVCNENDLKENEMKVFEIGEEGKVLLVKQKGEFSAVGTTCTHYGAPLVSGALGDGRVRCPWHGACFNIKTGDIEDFPGFDSLPCYQVTVSDKGEVKVKAKRSDLKSKKRIKDMGMSCQMDGSAAVIIGGGPSGATCAETLRSEGFRGRITLVAKENYLPYDRVKVSKIGTVTDIEKLQARSQQYYDDAKIEVLKGVDATKVDTEEKIVHLSNNQKLRYNSLYIATGSSPRVPNIPGVNLQNIFTVRYFHDSVNILNALGENKDKNVVVLGLSFIGLESAAACNEKAKSMTVVGKDTSPLGQIFGNEIGQSLRKFFEQKGVQFQFETTIVKCNGENGVIKSVELANGTTLPADLLILGVGTTVNTGFLQDSGIALEGNGAVTVNDKLETNVKNVYAGGDIASAPVFAHGNKNMAIGHIGLAQYHGRVAALNMVKKETALKTVPFFWTLLFGKSIRYAGCGKPASTQVEGDVDGLKFVIFFFDESEKVIAVASCMRDPVVAQYAEFVHQGKTLYKKDLKDDPFSWAKSNKAQ; this is encoded by the exons atggtatTATTTCTCCGTCAAAGTTGCGTGTTGGTCAGCAAGGTTGCTAGTCGTTTCGTCCAAG GTTCTTTTTTGTCCAGCAAAATGGGCAGTTCCTATTCAAGATCTTACTCTCCTAACTGTGGACAGAGTCCGGCAAGTGCCGAAAGCC GCGGCACGATATCCCGCGTGGAGTCAAGCAACAACTACGTCGAAGCTGTGGTCTGCAACGAAAATGATCTCAAAGAGAATGAAATGAAGGTTTTTGAGATTGGAGAGGAGGGCAAAGTATTGCTTGTTAAGCAGAAAGGAGAATTTAGTGCAGTTGGTACCACATGCACTCACTATGGTGCACCGCTTGTCTCTGGAGCCCTAGGAGATGGCAGGGTTCGCTGCCCGTGGCACGGAGCCTGCTTCAACATAAAAACTGGAGATATTGAAGATTTCCCCGGCTTTGACTCGCTTCCTTGCTACCAAGTGACGGTCTCGGATAAAGGAGAAGTTAAG gtaaaAGCTAAACGCAGCGATTTGAAATCGAAAAAACGCATCAAGGATATGGGCATGTCGTGCCAGATGGATGGCTCAGCCGCCGTCATCATCGGCGGTGGACCCTCCGGAGCCACCTGCGCCGAGACACTGCGCAGCGAGGGATTCAGGGGACGCATCACCTTAGTAGCGAAAGAAAACTACTTACCCTACGATAGAGTGAAGGTCTCAAAGATCGGAACCGTAACCGACATAGAAAAACTACAAGCAAGATCCCAACAGTATTACGACGACGCTAAAATAGAAGTACTTAAAGGTGTTGATGCAACAAAAGTGGATACTGAAGAGAAAATTGTACATCTAAGTAATAACCAAAAACTGAGATACAACAGTTTATACATAGCTACTGGTTCCAGCCCCCGAGTACCCAACATCCCCGGTGTCAATCTGCAGAACATCTTTACAGTCCGGTACTTTCATGATTCTGTTAACATCTTAAATGCTTTGGGAGAAAACAAAGATAAGAATGTTGTTGTATTAGGTTTGAGTTTTATCGGCCTAGAAAGCGCGGCTGCCTGCAATGAGAAAGCCAAGTCAATGACTGTTGTTGGTAAGGACACTTCACCCCTAGGCCAAATATTCGGCAATGAAATAGGGCAAAGTTTACGAAAGTTTTTCGAACAAAAAGGTGTCCAATTTCAGTTTGAAACCACAATAGTGAAATGTAACGGCGAGAACGGAGTTATAAAATCGGTAGAGTTGGCCAACGGCACCACACTTCCTGCTGACCTGCTGATACTAGGCGTGGGAACAACTGTCAACACAGGTTTCTTGCAGGATAGCGGAATAGCATTGGAGGGAAATGGTGCGGTCACCGTCAATGATAAGCTCGAAACCAATGTGAAAAACGTGTACGCCGGTGGCGATATCGCTAGTGCGCCCGTGTTCGCTCACGGGAATAAAAACATGGCAATAGGACACATCGGCTTAGCTCAATACCATGGCCGTGTAGCTGCTTTGAATATGGTGAAGAAAGAAACTGCCTTGAAGACAGTTCCATTCTTCTGGACGTTGCTGTTCGGCAAGTCTATCCGTTACGCTGGATGCGGAAAACCTGCCAGTACTCAAGTAGAGGGCGATGTAGACGGACTGAAATTCGTCATATTCTTCTTCGATGAATCCGAAAAAGTGATCGCTGTGGCGTCTTGCATGAGGGACCCCGTTGTTGCCCAGTATGCAGAATTCGTGCACCAAGGGAAAACTTTGTACAAGAAAGACCTGAAAGATGATCCTTTTTCGTGGGCAAAGAGCAATAAAGCCCAGTAA